Below is a genomic region from Burkholderia pseudomultivorans.
CGGTGGTTGCCTGCTCGCGGAGCGAACTCGGCGAGATCAAGGAAAAGGTTCGCGCGAAATCGGCGGTTCTGGTGGAAAACGGCGTCGACGTGGTTGAAATCCCGGCACGCCGGATGCACGGCGACGCAGGAATCACGATCGGGATGAGCGGGCGGGCGTCGTTCCAGAAAAACCACGAAGCATTCGTGCGTCTTGCCGATGAACTGCACGGCCCGGACGTCAGGTTCCTGTGGATCGGCGGCAACGCCGACGAGGTTCCCGATCGTCGGGCGAGCCACGCCGTCGTGTGCAGCGGCTGGGTGACGCGCGCGCGCGCACTGGAGTTGACGTCCGGGCTGGACATCTACGTGCAGACGTCGCGCTGGGAAGGCATGCCGGTGGCGCTGATCGAGGCCCAGGTTGCGGGCATTCCCGCCGTGGTGACGGACGTCGTCGGCAACCGCGACGTGATCATTCACGGCGTGACCGGCTATATCGCGTCGAGCGACGAAGAGATGGCCGCCTATCTGGCCATGCTGCGGGACGACCGCCAGCTTCGCGAACAGATGGGCGCGGCAGCCCGGCAATTGGCGAGTTACCGATTCTCGATGAGCACGATCTTCCGGCAGTGGCTGTCGCTTTACGGACTGCGCACCGATCGACCGGCCACCGACGCGCCGGGCTTCAAGCGCGCCGCTCCATATCAAGCGATGCGCTAGTTCCGATTCCGATATCCGATCGTCGATATGAGCACTTTGAACAGAACGAAAAAACTCGTCTATAACGGCCGGTTCACCTGCCAGAAAACCACCGGCGTACAACGCGTCGCGCGCGAATTGATCGCCGCGCTGGTGCGCTTGCAGCCCCACGACCCCGTGACGGTGTACGTTCCGCCGCAGCCCGGCGTGGCAGTGAACGGCGCGAAGACGGTCGTGGTCGGGTTCTTCAAAGGCGTGATCTGGGAACAACTGGTGCTGCCGTTCTTTGCACGCCGCAATCGCATCGTGAACCTCAGCAATTCGGCATCGATCTTTCTCGGCAACCAGATCGTCTATATGCACGACGCGGCGGTATTCGACACGCCTGCGCACTTTTCCCGGCGCTTTCGCGTGTGGTATCGCATCATGTTCTGGATTCTCGCGAGAACGTCCGTCTGCGTGCTGACCAATTCCTACTTCTCGCGCGATCGTCTCGCGCTCCACTGCGGCGTTGCACGCGAACGGATCGGCGTCGTGCCGCTGGGATCGGATCATCTCGATGCGCTCGAACCGGACGCGAGCGTGCTGAAGGAACTCGCGTTGACGCCGCATCGATTCGTGCTCGCGGTCAGCAGCATGAATCCGACGAAGAACTTCGCTCGCCTGATCGATGCGTTCCGGAAAATCGACGATCCGTCGATCGATCTGGTGATCGTCGGCATGCGCAATGCGACCGTGTTCGGAAAACAGCACGACATGTCGGCGGCCGAGCCGAACATCAAATATGCAGGCTACATCAGC
It encodes:
- a CDS encoding glycosyltransferase is translated as MSTERLVHIAEAFGGGVFSMLATLSNQAAATGIDVTVLHAIRPETPSDFATFFHPDVKLVYVDMVREVNARKDWSSVRALVGHLRDCKPTVIHLHSSKAGVLGRIAARIAAPNAKVLYSPHGLSFLRRDVSRAKQFAYLSFERIAARMGGTVVACSRSELGEIKEKVRAKSAVLVENGVDVVEIPARRMHGDAGITIGMSGRASFQKNHEAFVRLADELHGPDVRFLWIGGNADEVPDRRASHAVVCSGWVTRARALELTSGLDIYVQTSRWEGMPVALIEAQVAGIPAVVTDVVGNRDVIIHGVTGYIASSDEEMAAYLAMLRDDRQLREQMGAAARQLASYRFSMSTIFRQWLSLYGLRTDRPATDAPGFKRAAPYQAMR
- a CDS encoding glycosyltransferase family 4 protein, whose product is MSTLNRTKKLVYNGRFTCQKTTGVQRVARELIAALVRLQPHDPVTVYVPPQPGVAVNGAKTVVVGFFKGVIWEQLVLPFFARRNRIVNLSNSASIFLGNQIVYMHDAAVFDTPAHFSRRFRVWYRIMFWILARTSVCVLTNSYFSRDRLALHCGVARERIGVVPLGSDHLDALEPDASVLKELALTPHRFVLAVSSMNPTKNFARLIDAFRKIDDPSIDLVIVGMRNATVFGKQHDMSAAEPNIKYAGYISDEKLKALYQNATCFLYPSIYEGFGIPPLEAMRYGCPTIVGRAAALPEVCADAALYCDPYSSNDIADKLRTLLGSDALREDLTRRGYVQAEQYRWSKSAEAMTKIFNEL